TACTCTGGCCGATATCGGCATGGACGACAGTCAGGCCGAGACTATCGGCAAGATGTCCGCACGGGACGTTACTGCGCGTACCAACGCAGTGCAGATGGATGCGACTCAGTACCAGCAACTGTTTCTAAATGCCTTGAAGGGCACACTTTAAGGCGCGATCCGTCGCGGCTTTTGCGTAGCTCATAGCCCGTGTTAGAGCGGTTACCATATGTTAGTGCAAATGCCGGCCCGGGCCTGCGCATTTGCGCTGTTTGTCTGTTTCCGGCGCAGGATTCGCTGACATGTCTGTGGTTTAGCGGCGGTCTGCGCTAAGCTTGGACTGAAATTCAGCTCAAGAGAAATGAGATGGCTAAAGTATCGGCCCTGATAGTGGATGATGCGCCCTTTATCCGCGATCTGGTGAAGAAAGCCCTGCGTGGACAATTCCCCGGTTTGCAGATCGAAGAGGCGGTGAACGGACGCAAAGCGCAACAAGTGCTTAGTCGTCAGGGTTTCGACCTTATTCTCTGTGATTGGGAGATGCCGGAGATGAGCGGGCTGGAACTGCTGCAGTGGTTCCGCGTCCAGCCAGGCTCGGAGAAAACCCCGTTCATCATGGTGACCAGTCGCGGTGACAAGGAAAATGTCATCGAGGCGATCCAGTCCGGGGTCAGCGACTACATAGGCAAGCCTTTTACCAACGATCAGCTCAGTGCCAAGGTGAAGAAGGCGCTGCATCGCAGCGGCAAGCTGGAACTGCTGATGGGACGTCAGCCGCAGGCGAGTACCGGCACCGCGCATGACTCGGTGAGCAATTTGATGGGTGGCAAAGCGTCTGCTCCG
This genomic stretch from Halopseudomonas pelagia harbors:
- a CDS encoding response regulator, whose protein sequence is MAKVSALIVDDAPFIRDLVKKALRGQFPGLQIEEAVNGRKAQQVLSRQGFDLILCDWEMPEMSGLELLQWFRVQPGSEKTPFIMVTSRGDKENVIEAIQSGVSDYIGKPFTNDQLSAKVKKALHRSGKLELLMGRQPQASTGTAHDSVSNLMGGKASAPAAPPVAKAPPVNPFERLTPATQTAEKPPETAEKQIRGQAQLRLAGEQFACVVKALSLRDALVVVRRGERLPQVFESGVLDLEQDADQSVARMNVYVHSVAAMEATVDCEWLKVTLKFVDQDPQKMEYLSRLIASGSAQRHYSPSA